DNA sequence from the Desulfovulcanus ferrireducens genome:
TTCTCCGTATAGCGCAAATCAATCGAGTTCAAGTCGACACTCTAAACTTTACAAATAGCTATAATTATATGTTTTAAATAAAATCTCCACTCTTCTATTTTGCGCCCGACCCAACTCTGTATTGTTATCAGCCACAGGGAAATTCGGACCATAGGCAGAAATGGAGAGCCTTGAACTTTCAAGACCTTGTTTTAAAAAAAAAGTTAACACAGCCAAAGCCCTTTCCCCGGAAATATCATAATTATCTCTAATTCTGGCCGGGATATTATCTGTGTAGCCAGCAATATTGACAGGAGCTGGCCAGATGGAAACCAATGTGGCAACTTCCTTCAATATTTTCCTGGCAGCAGGAGTCAATTTAGTCCCTCCTAATGGGAACAACAACTTATCAGTCAGGACAAGAGCCACTCCTTCTGGCCTGACTAATAGACGCAAATTTTTCTCCAGAGTACTCCTCGAAATCTCTTTGGGCAAAACCTCATCAGGGAAAAGCAAGTCCTTGATTCTTTGCTCATTTTCCAAAATTTCCCATTTCTTTGCCACCAACTTCTGCAAGACTTTAAAGCGATGGGCAACCTTACCCGCTGATTTTTCAGACAAAAAAGCTGTTCTTTCTGTAAAAATAGAAACAACTTCCTGGACCACACTTTTATCAAGACTAGACATGCTCAAAAGGAGAACAAAAAAGGTCAACAAAAGAGTGACCAAATCTGAAAATGTCACCAGCCAACCATCACTGGCTGCGCCGCCTCCCCCCTTTTTCTTCTTTCTAGCCACGGTTTAATTCTCATCTTGTGGAGTTTAATTCAAAAATAAAATCCTTATATATATACCTGTTTCGATCAATTTTTTGGCGCACCTTAACTTTACTTAAAGCAGTATGTGCCCAAGACTGATTACGCTTGTCCAAAACAATTTCCACTCGTCGATTCTTTTTTCGACCTGATGCCCTTTGATTACTGTAGCGTGGTCGATATTTGCCAAAAGCCTCAACACGCACCTTTTCCGGTTCAATCCCCTGACTCAAAAAATAACGGTATACATTTAAAACTCTTAGTAATGATAACTTCCAGGAAGGATCAATCTCCCCCGTTTTCATTACCTTCAAATAGTCCGGACCGATTTCATCTCTTAAAGTAGAAGTATGTCCTGTCAAAAGAAGTGGATATTGTATTTTTTTGAGCACAGGTATCATCTTGTCTAAAAGCCTTTTTCCCTGGGCTGTTAATTGAACCTGCCCAGGCTCAAAGAGCATATCTGTATTAATAGTCAAAACCTGAATAAACCTGTTGGCTATAAAGTTTAAATCCTCGTTTTTGTCATCCCAGAGTAAAGGCTTTAGCGCCTCCAGGTCGTCATAATCCTCCATCGCGCCTGGCTCAACCATTTTAGGACCTTGCTTTGTGCCCAGTACATCCAAAGCTCTCTTTCCCAACCCAAAAGAACCGACCAGTGAGCCCAAGGCTACTTTTTTTTTCCGTTCATCAGTAAGTGAGGCCATGCTCAAAAGCAAAACAAAAAAAGTCAAAAGCAAAGTCATCATATCAGAGAAGGTGACCAACCAGGCAGGCATACCTTCGCCATCTTTTTGTTTTTCTTTTTTTTTTGCCATAAACTTATTCAGAACTCTTGCGCAACTTGGGAGGCAGATAACTATTTAACTTTTCTTCAACAATCCTGGGATTTTCCCCTTTTGAAATAGACAGGATACCCTCTAACATCATCTCTTTGATCAACACCTCCTCTTTACTTCTGGTTTTAAGCTTACCAGCCATTGGGTTAAATACCAGGTTGGACAAAATAGCTCCGTAAAATGTGGTAATAAGGGCTACAGCCATAGAAGGCCCAATTGTACTGGGATCATTCATGGTCTGAAGCATCTGAACCAACCCGATAACCGTTCCAATCATTCCCATGGCCGGGGCAAATCCTCCCATAATGGCCAAAATCTCTGCACCTGTCTCGTGTCTCTCCTCCAGATAAGAAATCTCTGTCTCCATTATTTCTTGAATGGTCTGCGGCTCTAAACCATCAACCGTCAACTGCAGGCCTTTACGTAAATATCCATCTTTAATATCTTTTATAAGCGGTTCCAAAGACAAAATGCCTTCCCGCCGGGCCTTATTGGCATAGTCAATAAATTGTTCAATAACCTTGGTTGGGCTATCCAGTTTATTAAAAAAAGTGTTTTTTATTACCCCAACAACCCCTAGAACATGACCCAAAGGATAATTGACCAATGTCGCCCCGATGGTTCCGCCAACAACTATAAGCATAGAAGGCACGTTGACAAAAATCATGGGGCTGCCCCCGACCACAATAGCAGCAACAACTAAGCCAAAAGAAAGAACAATACCAATTATGGTGGCCAGATCCATAGTCTACCCTTTCTTCGAGTTTATTGAGTTCTATGCCTGTAAGTACCGAGTGTAAAATGAACCTGCAAAGAATAAATTTATTTCCTGCCTCTCGTCCGCCAAAATCTGTATTACAGTATGTATTCAGAACACGAGGTACAATACACCATTTAAACCGAAGCGAAGCTACGTCAGTTCGCGACCGTTCTACTATGATTCTATGCTTTTAATTTTTTCCGTTTTTTCATTAAAAGATGCAACTGCAATAATTAAAATTTTACAGTTCTGACAAACATCTTTGTCTTGTAACCTATTCAAATAATTCAACATTTATCATTCAAAATTCAACATTGCCTGCAAAAAGGGACTTTTTGCAGGCGCATCTTAAAAATCAGTCCGCCTAGCGCGGCCCAAAAATTCTGGTACCTATTCTGACAAGGGTTGCTCCTTCCGCTATAGCCTGAACAAAATCATTAGTCATACCCATAGATAAATGTGGGAGTCTAAGCTCAAATCTTCGTTCCACTTCTTCTTTCAATTTCCTTAAACGCACAAAATAAGGTCTGACCCTCTCTGCTTGTTCAAAAAAAGGAGGTAAAGCCATTAACCCCTGTAGTTTAAGGTTATCTAAAGCCAACACCCGTTCCACTAAAGGAAAAAGATTGTCTTCACTAACACCGGATTTTTGCGCTTCCTGACCAATATTTACTTGAATAAGAACCGGCTGCATTACACCGAGGGACTCAGCTTTTCTATGCAACACTTGCGCCAACTTTTCCGAATCCAAAGTATGAATGAGTACGAATTTGCCCAAAACATACTTAACCTTGTTAGTCTGTAAACGACCAATAAAATGCCACCTTAATTGTAAAGGACTTAACTCCTCTATTTTGGCCAGGGCCTCCTGGACATAATTTTCCCCGAAATCTACCTGTCCCTCCCTCGCCAAAGTAGATATAGCTTGCGCAGTGTGTTTCTTAGAAACCGCGATCAATGTCACTTCTTCTGGCCTGCGGCCACTTTTTACACACGCCTCACTAACTTCCTGGACAACCTTCTTCCATCTGCTAATCAATTCCGTGTTTGTAGAGTTCATTGCATTATAGATTTTGTTTTAAATGTTGTGTGTTATGGTTTGGATAAACTTCTTGGGCTTACCCCAGTCCCAATGAAAACAAAAAAGATGTATTCTCGGTCCACTTAGGTTTAATCTTCACCCACAATTCTAAGTAAACTTTTTTACCGACTATTTCTTCAATTTCCACCCGGGCCTCCTGCCCTACTTTTTTCAATAATTGCCCCCTATGGCCAATGACTATGGGTTTGTGTGAAGAACGGGAAACATAGATAGTAGCCATGATTTTGACCAAAGTTTCTGTTTCCTCCCAATGCTCTACCTGTACAGCTAAATTGTAAGGTAACTCTTTATGCAAAGACAAGAATAATTTTTCTCTGATTATCTCCGCAGCCATAAACCTTAAAGGAAGTGTCGATATCTGGTCCTCTGGATAAAGGGGCGGTCCATAAGGCAAAACAGGAATAATCTTGGCAAGCAGTTCCTGAACCCCATCTCCATTCCGAGCAGAAATAAAGAAAATTTCAACATCTGGCATAAGTTCATTTAAACGTGCGGATAAAGGCAAAAGAAGCTTTTTATCTTTTACCCGGTCAACTTTATTTACCGCTATAAACAAGGGATTCCTGACTTTTTTTAACCTCTCCGCCAGAGGTACAAGTTCGCGCTCCATAAGTTGTGGTTTTTGCAAATAAAGATGGCCATCTAGCAAAAACACAATCACGTCAGCAGAAGCCAGGCCATCCCAGGCTGATTTTAGCAAAAACGAGTTCAACTTGCCTTTGCGCTGATGTATTCCGGGTGTGTCCAGAAAAACTATCTGCACATCTTCCCGTGTCAATATTCCGGTTATCTGGTTTCTGGTGGTCTGCGGTTTTGGACTGACAATAGCGACTTTCTCGCCAATAATCTGATTTAACAGTGTTGACTTGCCAGCATTTGGCGGTCCAATCAAAGCAACGATGCCAGAACGAAAATCGGATGTTATCTCTGTCATTTTTTTCACCACGACTTATGCTGTTGCGCCTGCAAGTACTAGCGCTTACGCTGTTTTTGCAGGCAGTGTTGGATTTGGAATTATTTAAAGTTGTAGCTGCTCCAACTCTTTGTTAAGATTGAAGAAAACGAACCCGTAAAGAAACCCGAAAGTCGAGTTAACTAAATAATTGCCTTGTCTTGACCATTTGAAATTGGTTCGGTTCAAGTTCCGGAAAAATGCAGTCTACAATAAACAAAGGGTTCAAGTATATTTCCTGCCATGAAAACCTCACTTTAAGCACATCCTGCTCAAAGCTACCTGACTCCACCAAAGCTCGAAGATCAATCTTTTTGCTCTTCTTTTTTCCCTTTTTCTCCCGAATAAATTCTTTTGAGCTTACAAACTCATTCCATTTCTCTTGTAAGCTCTTTATCCAATCTGCAGGCCCCAAGAAAGTAATCTCGAAATCTTCCCACAAGGCTTGAGCCTGTTTTTTAGCCAAAGACAAGTCCTCGATGTAAAGCGCCTTCATTCCTTCAGGCAACTCAGCATTCAAACTTTGAAGCAATCTATCCTTGTCTATTAGCTGGCGCAGATAAACATTGACCCATTCGGCTTTGCTGCCAATACCAACGGGCAAAGCCCTGCCAAAAGAAAGCAACGGTAAAGGGTGAAATCCTGAAGAAAAGCTAAGTGGCCATTTTGCCCGGCGCATAGCCCGCTCCAGGACTTTTTGTACTTCCAGTTGACTCAAGTATACACTTAGTCCCAACTTCTCATACCAAAGTCTTATATGGGCTTTCTTCAACCCCAAGTCTTCTTTATCGCCCGGACTAAAATCCCTTTTCTGGTCCTGATCCGGCTTGCACAAATTCAAAATAGGCTTAATTTCTTTTTTTGCAGCCTGCACGCTCAAGCTGCTTTTGTGCGCATCAAAATTGCACACACCACAACACCGGCATGGATGGTAACGGCAGTCCTTGGTAATTTTCCCCTGCTTGGCCCTATTTAGTTCCTTGAGTAAAAACCTCTTATCCACCCCACTTAAAATATGGTCCCAGGGCAGGGGCTGGTCATATTCTCTCGGGCCAAGATACTTATGGATATCTATTCCCTTCTCTTGAAAAATTTTCTGCCAGAGAGGATAATTTACATGGTCAGCCCAACTGGTAAAAATTGCGCCGCGCCTATAAGCCTCTTCCAGGGAGTCAGCCAGTTCCCGTCCGCCTCGAGAAAACACTCCCTCCAAAACGCTCATTTCGGGTTTATGCCATTTCAAGTTGAGTTTATTAAACAACCTGAAAATTTTCTGCAAAAATTTAATACGCTTGTGGATCTCCTCAAGCCCAATCTGTTCCTCCCATTGAAAGGGAGTATGTGGTTTGGGCACGAAGGGAGATATAGAAGCCGTAACCTGAATTCTCTTTTTTGTTTTCGCAGTGCCCAAAACTTTCAGGCATAAATCCAGTATTCCTTCCAGATCCTCTTCTGTCTCTGTGGGGAGACCAATCATGAAATAGAGTTTGATTGAACTCCAGCCCAAATCAAACAATTTCCGACAATGGTCCAAAAGCTCTGCTTCCGTGATCCCCTTATTAATGACGTCCCTCAGACGCTGTGTACCGGCTTCCGGGGCGAGGGTAGCTCCTGTTCTCCTGATCCTGGCCATAAGTTGCATCATATTTTCACTGACAGACCCGACCCTTAAAGAGGGCAGGGATATGGCTACCTGTTCCTGAGCACACCTTGCATAGGTCTTTACAAAAAGATGTTCTAAGGCGGAAAAGTCTCCTGTGCTCAAAGACAAGAAAGAAAGATCCTCAAAACCAGTCTGGTCCAACCCCTCATCAATAAGCCGGGCAATATTTTCCACACCTCTTTCTCTTACTGGCCGATAAACCACACCCGCCTGGCAAAATCTGCACCCCCTGGTACACCCTCTGGCTATTTCCACTGCAAAGCGATCATGCACCACCTTTCCATAAGGTATTATCTGCTTCGTTGGAAAGATGACCTTATTTAAATCTGAGACGATACATTTTTCAACCCGTGTATAATCCGAATAAACAGGGACCAAAATATGAGGGCTTTCTGCTGAAGTATCAAAGTATGCCGGGATGTACACTCCTGGATAAGTTCTTAACTGGTACAAAATCTCGCCCTTGGATAATCCGGCCGCTTTTCCCTCTTTTATTACCTCCAAAATCTGGACCAGAATCTCCTCTCCATCCCCAACGACAATAAGGTCCAGGAAGGGAGCCATGGGTTCCGCATTAAAAGTCCCTCCGCCGCCAGCAATCACCAGAGGAAAATTCTGGCCTCGCTCACTGGCCCGAAAGGGTATCCCTGCTAGATCAAGCATATAAAGCACATTGGTGTATGCCAGTTCATGGGTAAGGCTAAAGGACAGGCAATCCAGTTCCTTTAGAGGGGTGTCTGATTCCAAAGTAGACAAGGGAACGTTCCTGGATTGTAAAACCTCTGCTACTTCCCTTGATGGGGCAAAGACCCTTTCCGCCCAAAACTCTGGTCGAGCATTGACCACTTCGTACAAAATCCTCTGCCCCATATAGGCCATGCCTACTTCATATAAGTCAGGAAAGGCCAAGGCCATATGCACCTGGACATCACGTTTATCCTTGTGCACACTGTTAATTTCATTACCTAAATAGTGACTCGGACGGATAAAAAAGGGAAGCAATTCTTTCATGGATGAACTCTCTACAAAATTAAAGGGCAGACTTTTGGTCTGCCCTTTAAAACTTTTTTATAAATTATCGCAAAATATACACATTAAAACTATTTCTTAAACAAAGAGCCAAGGTCCGTAACCTTCCCTCCGGGTCCAGTCAAATTCCCCAAATTTTTCAAATCAGAAGGCGTAGAGATAGTTAAATTACTTGATGCTTCCAGATATTTAGTTTTAAGGTCTTCCGGCACAGTTTTATACTCATACAGAATATGCGCGCCATCAATTTCTCCGGTAATTTCCGTATCAAAGGGATAACCAAAAGGCAAAAGGAGCATCTGTACTCCGCCTTGCTGGGTAGGCAACATCTGCAACAACGCCGGATCTTTGATCTTTTCCTCTTGGGCGTCCCATTTTCCCAAGACCATATCACCATTAATCAACTTCACCAATCGAATATCATAGGCCATTACTCTTCTCCTTGGTACTAAAATTTGTTCCTTTAAACAGTTGAACTTAATTTCTGAATTCTATACTGTCAAGGAAGCCTTGAGCAAATCCATAAGTAACTAACCCGCCATTTTTTGTAAACGGATGCACTGACTACTTTGAAACAGGGCTACCTGTAAAAGCGGCGATCATAATATACTTAAATCTGCCTCATGCTCTTTTAAGATCCTTCTCTCCGTCCACCAAAGGCGGGCTCCCGAGTGGCGGTCATTTTTAAATCATTCTAAAGCGCAACCCAAGAATCCTTGTTGTATCGTATGCGCCTCAAACGGGCTTTTTTCAACAGGGAGAGATAAAAATGAACTCTTTGGACATCTTTTTTATAATTGTCCTGGCTTTCTTTTTGCTGAGAGGAATATTTCGCGGACTTGTTCAGGAAATTTCTTCCGTAGTTGGCCTTTTACTAGGATTTTTTCTGGCCAATAAATACTACAGCCAGATTCTTCCCTATGTGACCAAAATTATTCCTGATAAAAGCTGGGCTCAAATTGCAAGCTACCTGGGTATATTTTTGGGGGTCATGGCTCTGGTCGTTATCCTGTCCATAGGCTTAAAAAGCCTTCTCAGATGTGCCATGCTCGGCTGGCTGGACCGGATAGGAGGAGGGGGCCTGGGGTTGATTAAAGCCAGCCTGATTTGCAGTATAACTCTTTTAGTTTTGACTTCGTTTTTGCCAACCAATACCCAATTTATTCACGAGTCAAAACTAGCCCCTTATGTCCATAATGTGACCAAGATATTGGGAAACTTTCTACCCCAGGAACTCAAAGAAAAATTCAATGACCAGGATAGCTCTATACAATTTTTTTGGAAAGAAGATTGGATTGAAAAATTAAAAAAAGAAAAGGAAAGGTTCAGTGAGTCAAGGTAAAGCATTACAAGAAATTCTTGAAGTTATTGACACTCTCTTGGGGCCAAACGGCTGCCCCTGGGACAAAAAACAAACACCGGATAGTCTTTGTGACTATCTTATTGAGGAGACCTTTGAACTGGTTACGGCCATTCGCAATAAGGACCTGGATGAAATCCAGGAGGAACTAGGCGATGTTTTCTTTCTGCTCTTTTTTATTGCCCGTTTGTATCAAGACAAGTTTTCTCTGGAACAAACCTTTAAACTTAATGCAGCTAAAATGATCAAGCGGCACCCTCATGTCTTTGGAGACAAAAAAATTGAGGATATAGAAGAGCTCTTAGTGACCTGGGAAAAGATTAAAAAAGAAGAAAAAGAACAAAAAGACAAACAAGAATCTGTTTTTGCCTCTATTCCTCCTACCCTTCCTCCTCTGCTTCGTGCATATCGAATTAATTCCAAGGCCGCGCGCATTGGCTTTACCTGGCCCAAAGACGTTGACCAGGAACATAAATTGCTTGAAGAATGGCAGGAATGGCTCAAAGCCAAGGCATCAAAAGACCAAGACAAGATGGAAGAAGAGTTTGGGGATTATCTGTTTAGCCTTACTGAATATGCCCGCAGAAACAGCATAAAACCCAATAGTGCTCTGGACAAGGCGAACAACAAATTCCTGCACAGGTTTCAGGCCATGGAAGAATTGGCGACCCAAAAAGGCATAGACCTTTCACAAGCCTCAATAGAGGAAATGGATAGACTATGGGAAGAAGTGAAGAAAATATGTGGTTAACCTTATTTCTGAAATGCCCAAGTAGAAAACAAATATATCCCTAGTTCTACAACCTAATAATTTATTATAATCTTTTTGACCTTGAATGTTAATTTGGTATTCATATCAAAAGACTGTTTGCTCTATCCGGAAAATAGGAATGACAATATAACGATATTATCGTTATCAATCTAAGCGGATACGACTATAGTAAGATGATAAAAGAACCCCAGATTGATCTATTCGATTTGATTATAAGCCTATCAAAAGCAATGGATTTGGTTAGTCCAGCTGTGGTCAATCACCATATGCAGGTAGCTTATATCGCTGTTAATATAGCTACAGAAATGAACCTGCCCCCTGAAGAACAGAGGAATCTGATGTTGGCGGGAGCATTACATGATAGCGGCGCTATCTCGATGAAAGACAAAATGGACGCCCTGCACTTTGAGTTTGAAAATCCTCACCAACACGCTGAGCTAGGTTATCTGCTTCTCAAAAAGTTTACACCCCTTTCCCAAACAGCCAACCTCGTACGATTCCATCATGTTCCTTGGAATTATGGCGGAGGTGCTGAGTTTAACGGAATAGAGGTGCCTATAGGCAGCCATATTATCCACCTGGCCGATCGGGTTGCCGTGACTGTAAACAAAGAACAAGAAATCCTCGGACAAGTTGAGCGGATTACTAAGCTAATCAAAAAACACTCCGGGAAACTGTTTGCTCCGGACACTGTAGATGCTTTTGAAAGCTTGAGTGCCAAAGAGTATTTCTGGCTGGATATCACGTCATCTTCTATAAGTACGACTTTACGTCGCCAGGTAAAAACGGACCCGGTTAGCCTGGGACCAGAGTTGCTCCTGGGCTTAAGCAAGCTGTTTTCTAGGATTATCGATTTTAGAAGTCGATTCACAGCTACTCACTCCAGCGGAGTGGCAGCCAGTGCAGAAGCATTGGCCAGACTCGCAGGATTCTCTAAGCGTGAATGCCTAATGATGCGGGTGGCTGGCTATCTGCATGACTTAGGAAAACTGGCTGTACCTCCAGAAATATTGGAAAAGCCTGGAAAATTAACAAAAGAAGAGTTTGCTATAATTCGTAGCCATACCTTCTACACTTACCGGTGTCTCGAGCCAATAACCGAACTCGAAATTATCAATAGTTGGGCTTCCTTTCACCACGAACGTCTAGACGGTAAAGGCTACCCTTTTCATCACAAAGGGGAAGATTTGTCGTTAGGTGCCAGGATTATGGCGGTTGCGGATGTATTTACTGCCATTACAGAGGATCGGCCCTATAGGAAAGGAATGAGTATAGACAGAGCTTTGCAAATCCTTGACCAGATGGCGAACAGCTCGATTCTGGACCCCTATATCGTCTCGCTGTTGAAAGCCCATTGCGATGAGGTTAATGATTTGCGTAAAACTGCTCAAATAAAGGCAATAGAAGAATATCAAAGATTTTCTGCAACTTCGAAAGCCTTGGTTTAACCTCAGTAATCACGGAGAATTAAAAGAGCGGTTTGTCTCGGCCAAAATTCTGCCGAGCCAGCACCACCTGTTAACTTTTTTAAGCTTTTACTAAACGATTGCTGGTTTCAGATGTTGAAGTAAACACGCCAAAACATCTTCCAAGCTGAGTTCGCTGGTATCAATGACTATGGCATCGTCTGCCGGACGAAGAGGGGCGATGGCCCT
Encoded proteins:
- a CDS encoding OmpA/MotB family protein produces the protein MARKKKKGGGGAASDGWLVTFSDLVTLLLTFFVLLLSMSSLDKSVVQEVVSIFTERTAFLSEKSAGKVAHRFKVLQKLVAKKWEILENEQRIKDLLFPDEVLPKEISRSTLEKNLRLLVRPEGVALVLTDKLLFPLGGTKLTPAARKILKEVATLVSIWPAPVNIAGYTDNIPARIRDNYDISGERALAVLTFFLKQGLESSRLSISAYGPNFPVADNNTELGRAQNRRVEILFKTYNYSYL
- a CDS encoding flagellar motor protein MotB, with the protein product MAKKKEKQKDGEGMPAWLVTFSDMMTLLLTFFVLLLSMASLTDERKKKVALGSLVGSFGLGKRALDVLGTKQGPKMVEPGAMEDYDDLEALKPLLWDDKNEDLNFIANRFIQVLTINTDMLFEPGQVQLTAQGKRLLDKMIPVLKKIQYPLLLTGHTSTLRDEIGPDYLKVMKTGEIDPSWKLSLLRVLNVYRYFLSQGIEPEKVRVEAFGKYRPRYSNQRASGRKKNRRVEIVLDKRNQSWAHTALSKVKVRQKIDRNRYIYKDFIFELNSTR
- a CDS encoding motility protein A; its protein translation is MDLATIIGIVLSFGLVVAAIVVGGSPMIFVNVPSMLIVVGGTIGATLVNYPLGHVLGVVGVIKNTFFNKLDSPTKVIEQFIDYANKARREGILSLEPLIKDIKDGYLRKGLQLTVDGLEPQTIQEIMETEISYLEERHETGAEILAIMGGFAPAMGMIGTVIGLVQMLQTMNDPSTIGPSMAVALITTFYGAILSNLVFNPMAGKLKTRSKEEVLIKEMMLEGILSISKGENPRIVEEKLNSYLPPKLRKSSE
- a CDS encoding YggS family pyridoxal phosphate-dependent enzyme, with product MNSTNTELISRWKKVVQEVSEACVKSGRRPEEVTLIAVSKKHTAQAISTLAREGQVDFGENYVQEALAKIEELSPLQLRWHFIGRLQTNKVKYVLGKFVLIHTLDSEKLAQVLHRKAESLGVMQPVLIQVNIGQEAQKSGVSEDNLFPLVERVLALDNLKLQGLMALPPFFEQAERVRPYFVRLRKLKEEVERRFELRLPHLSMGMTNDFVQAIAEGATLVRIGTRIFGPR
- the era gene encoding GTPase Era, whose product is MTEITSDFRSGIVALIGPPNAGKSTLLNQIIGEKVAIVSPKPQTTRNQITGILTREDVQIVFLDTPGIHQRKGKLNSFLLKSAWDGLASADVIVFLLDGHLYLQKPQLMERELVPLAERLKKVRNPLFIAVNKVDRVKDKKLLLPLSARLNELMPDVEIFFISARNGDGVQELLAKIIPVLPYGPPLYPEDQISTLPLRFMAAEIIREKLFLSLHKELPYNLAVQVEHWEETETLVKIMATIYVSRSSHKPIVIGHRGQLLKKVGQEARVEIEEIVGKKVYLELWVKIKPKWTENTSFLFSLGLG
- a CDS encoding TIGR03960 family B12-binding radical SAM protein, giving the protein MKELLPFFIRPSHYLGNEINSVHKDKRDVQVHMALAFPDLYEVGMAYMGQRILYEVVNARPEFWAERVFAPSREVAEVLQSRNVPLSTLESDTPLKELDCLSFSLTHELAYTNVLYMLDLAGIPFRASERGQNFPLVIAGGGGTFNAEPMAPFLDLIVVGDGEEILVQILEVIKEGKAAGLSKGEILYQLRTYPGVYIPAYFDTSAESPHILVPVYSDYTRVEKCIVSDLNKVIFPTKQIIPYGKVVHDRFAVEIARGCTRGCRFCQAGVVYRPVRERGVENIARLIDEGLDQTGFEDLSFLSLSTGDFSALEHLFVKTYARCAQEQVAISLPSLRVGSVSENMMQLMARIRRTGATLAPEAGTQRLRDVINKGITEAELLDHCRKLFDLGWSSIKLYFMIGLPTETEEDLEGILDLCLKVLGTAKTKKRIQVTASISPFVPKPHTPFQWEEQIGLEEIHKRIKFLQKIFRLFNKLNLKWHKPEMSVLEGVFSRGGRELADSLEEAYRRGAIFTSWADHVNYPLWQKIFQEKGIDIHKYLGPREYDQPLPWDHILSGVDKRFLLKELNRAKQGKITKDCRYHPCRCCGVCNFDAHKSSLSVQAAKKEIKPILNLCKPDQDQKRDFSPGDKEDLGLKKAHIRLWYEKLGLSVYLSQLEVQKVLERAMRRAKWPLSFSSGFHPLPLLSFGRALPVGIGSKAEWVNVYLRQLIDKDRLLQSLNAELPEGMKALYIEDLSLAKKQAQALWEDFEITFLGPADWIKSLQEKWNEFVSSKEFIREKKGKKKSKKIDLRALVESGSFEQDVLKVRFSWQEIYLNPLFIVDCIFPELEPNQFQMVKTRQLFS
- a CDS encoding CvpA family protein, which gives rise to MNSLDIFFIIVLAFFLLRGIFRGLVQEISSVVGLLLGFFLANKYYSQILPYVTKIIPDKSWAQIASYLGIFLGVMALVVILSIGLKSLLRCAMLGWLDRIGGGGLGLIKASLICSITLLVLTSFLPTNTQFIHESKLAPYVHNVTKILGNFLPQELKEKFNDQDSSIQFFWKEDWIEKLKKEKERFSESR
- the mazG gene encoding nucleoside triphosphate pyrophosphohydrolase — encoded protein: MSQGKALQEILEVIDTLLGPNGCPWDKKQTPDSLCDYLIEETFELVTAIRNKDLDEIQEELGDVFFLLFFIARLYQDKFSLEQTFKLNAAKMIKRHPHVFGDKKIEDIEELLVTWEKIKKEEKEQKDKQESVFASIPPTLPPLLRAYRINSKAARIGFTWPKDVDQEHKLLEEWQEWLKAKASKDQDKMEEEFGDYLFSLTEYARRNSIKPNSALDKANNKFLHRFQAMEELATQKGIDLSQASIEEMDRLWEEVKKICG
- a CDS encoding HD-GYP domain-containing protein encodes the protein MIKEPQIDLFDLIISLSKAMDLVSPAVVNHHMQVAYIAVNIATEMNLPPEEQRNLMLAGALHDSGAISMKDKMDALHFEFENPHQHAELGYLLLKKFTPLSQTANLVRFHHVPWNYGGGAEFNGIEVPIGSHIIHLADRVAVTVNKEQEILGQVERITKLIKKHSGKLFAPDTVDAFESLSAKEYFWLDITSSSISTTLRRQVKTDPVSLGPELLLGLSKLFSRIIDFRSRFTATHSSGVAASAEALARLAGFSKRECLMMRVAGYLHDLGKLAVPPEILEKPGKLTKEEFAIIRSHTFYTYRCLEPITELEIINSWASFHHERLDGKGYPFHHKGEDLSLGARIMAVADVFTAITEDRPYRKGMSIDRALQILDQMANSSILDPYIVSLLKAHCDEVNDLRKTAQIKAIEEYQRFSATSKALV